One window of the Salminus brasiliensis chromosome 1, fSalBra1.hap2, whole genome shotgun sequence genome contains the following:
- the rims2a gene encoding regulating synaptic membrane exocytosis protein 4 isoform X24, with amino-acid sequence MGRQSHDGSTGSASGGGGGGSGRMQRSQSRMSLSASFEALAVYFPCMNSFDEEDGEAGGKKLRSTIQRSTETGLAVEMRNRMTRQASRESTDGSMNSFSSEGNLIFPGVRLSSDSQFSDFLDGLGPAQLVGRQTLATPPMGDIQIGMVEKKGALEVEVIRARGLVGKPGSKALPAPYVKVYLLENGACIAKKKTKVARKTLDPLYQQQLSFEESPGGKVLQIIVWGDYGRMDHKSFMGAVQILLDELDLSNMVIGWFKLFPPSSLVDPTLAPLTRRASQSSLDSGSGPFGRS; translated from the exons ATGGGCAGACAGAGCCACGACGGGAGCACGGGATCGGCCagcggaggaggaggtggaggcagCGGCCGCATGCAGAGATCTCAAAGCCGCATGAGCCTGTCGGCCTCGTTCGAAGCGCTGGCCGTCTACTTCCCCTGCATGAACTCCTTCGACGAGGAGGATGGAG AAGCCGGAGGGAAGAAGTTGCGCAGCACGATCCAGAGGAGCACAGAAACGGGCCTGGCTGTGGAGATGAGGAACAGAATGACCCGGCAGGCCAGTCGCGAGTCCACCGATGGAAGCATGAATAGCTTTAGCTCAGAGGGAAA CCTCATCTTCCCTGGAGTGAGACTGTCCTCAGACAGCCAGTTCAGCGACTTCCTAGATGGACTAGGCCCCGCCCAGCTGGTGGGACGACAGACTTTAGCCACACCTCCTATGG GCGACATTCAGATCGGAATGGTGGAGAAGAAAGGAGCTCTGGAGGTGGAGGTCATTCGGGCCAGAGGCCTCGTGGGGAAACCAGGATCCAAGGCACTGCCAG CCCCTTACGTGAAGGTCTACCTTCTGGAGAATGGAGCCTGCATagccaaaaagaaaacaaaagtagCACGCAAAACCTTGGACCCTCTTTACCAGCAGCAACTGTCATTCGAGGAGAGTCCAGGAGGAAAAGTCTTACAG ATCATCGTGTGGGGAGACTACGGGCGAATGGACCATAAATCTTTTATGGGAGCCGTTCAGATACTTTTAGACGAGCTGGACTTGTCCAACATGGTGATTGGCTGGTTCAAGCTCTTTCCTCCTTCCTCGTTGGTGGACCCGACGTTGGCCCCCTTGACTAGAAGAGCTTCCCAGTCGTCTCTGGACAGCGGGTCTGGACCGTTCGGTCGCTCGTAG